One window of the Salminus brasiliensis chromosome 1, fSalBra1.hap2, whole genome shotgun sequence genome contains the following:
- the id2b gene encoding DNA-binding protein inhibitor ID-2b gives MKAISPVLPLRRTPTHSLERELGVWRSKGGAEEPLGLLCNMNDCYSRLKELVPSLPQNRSVSKMEILQHVIDYILDLQIALDSSSASVAPQQQHVAPETAVISLRAVNDTSYSQSSNCPAEMTSDDHVTIPR, from the exons ATGAAGGCCATTAGTCCAGTGCTGCCGCTGAGGAGGACTCCGACCCACAGCCTGGAGCGCGAGCTGGGCGTCTGGAGGAGCAAAGGCGGCGCAGAGGAGCCGCTCGGTCTGTTGTGCAACATGAACGACTGCTACAGCCGGCTGAAGGAGCTGGTGCCCAGTCTGCCGCAAAACCGGAGCGTCAGCAAGATGGAGATCCTGCAGCATGTCATCGATTACATCCTGGACCTCCAGATCGCGCTGGACTCCAGCTCGGCCTCCGTCGCTCCACAGCAGCAGCATGTAGCTCCAGAGACGGCAGTGATTTCTCTGCGTGCTGTCAACGACACGAGCTACTCTCAG tcCAGTAACTGTCCGGCAGAAATGACCTCAGATGACCACGTGACGATTCCTCGTTGA